The sequence below is a genomic window from Chryseobacterium foetidum.
TCTCAGCTTCATTCGACCAGAATTTTTAATGAAAATTATTTTGCTTTCCTTGCGGCTTTGGATGATATTGCCAGGAGAAAAATTAAAATCGTTGCACTTCCTGGAGATTATACGGATGACGGGCAAGCCTACAATCTCCGTGGTTTAAAGAAAATTTTAGACGAATATCTGAGAAAATATGAAATGCGGTTTTTCATCACAACCGGAAATCATGATCCGGTCGGTCCGTTTATGAAACAGGGCGGAAAATCTGATTTTATGGATGAAAATGGGGGAGAACTTTCGATTGTAAGTGATAAAAATTTAATTAAAAATAAAGATTCAAAAGCAATTGTTACAAAAGACATTGCGATGTCGGGTTATCTCGAAATTCTCAGCAATATGCAGAATTTTGGTTTTAAACCTTCAGTAAAAGATCTGTTTTGGCAAACGCCTTTCAGTAAAAATTCTTTCGAAAACTACAGCTACAAAACTGCTTCAGAGGATGCTCGTTATGAAAACAGAATGTATGAAGTGCGTTCAGGATTTTCCATTCCCGATTTTTCTTATGTTGTAGAACCGACCGACGGAATTTGGCTGATGGCTATTGATGGAAATACTTATATTCCAAAAAACCTTAAAGGCGATCCGGATGATGAAAATAACTACAGCGGCGCATCTATTGGCTATAACAATGTTTTGACAAATAAAAAACATCTGTTTGCGTGGGTGGAGAAAATCGTCAGTGAAGCAAAAAAGCACCATAAAACTCTGATTGCTTTCACGCATTATCCGATTCTGGATTTTAATGACAATGCTGGTGCTGAAATCAAACAACTTTTAGGTGAAGACAAATGGCAAATGGATCGGGTTCCGCAGGATGAGGTTGCAGAAGTGTTTGCAAAAGCAGGTTTGAAGCTCCATTTTGCGGGGCACATGCACATTAATGATACGGGAATTAGGAAGTTCAATGATGGAAAAGTGCTGGTCAATATTCAGGTGCCTTCTTTGGCGGCATATATTCCGGCTTACAAAATTCTGACCGTGAATTCGCAGGATGAGTTTGAAGTGGAAACTATTTCGATAAAAAATGTTCTAAGATTTGATGAATTGTTTCCCCTGTATGAAAAAGAATTTGAAAATTTAAAAGTTATAAACTCAAAAAACATCTGGAACAAAGATATTTTAAAGACAAAAAACTATCAGGATTTCACATTATTTCATCTGAAAGAATTGGTGCGTTTGAGATTTATTCCATCAGATTGGCCTAAAGATTTTATTGACAAAGCGTCGAAACTTTCAGGTAAAGATCTGTTGAAATTAAGTTTAGGAAATTCTAAAGACTTCAATAAATTAAATACAAAAAGTTTTGAGAAATGGAAGTTTGAAGATGCGCTTTTAAACCTTTACCAATTTCAATCTGCGGATGAATTGGCCAAAAAAGATATTCCGACAAAAAGACTTGAGCAATACAGAATTTTAGAGAAGAATTTTGATAATTTAGAAACAAAAGATGAATTTTTAAATCAGCTTAGAACGTTCTTTAAAATCTTAGAAAAACTCTCTTCCGGAGATGCTTCTGATCATTTTAAAATAGATTTTCAGAAGGGAGAAGTTGTGAAATTGAAGTAATTATTTTTTAAATTTTATAGTTCTGATAGCGGTCAATAGTTCTTTTTGATTTTTTGTATTTAGATTTAAACCGTAAAAATTAAACTTGATTTCTCCAATTGAAGATGTGCCTAAACTATCGATGTAAATTCCAGTAAGACCGTTCCCTGATTTTTTAGGACTGACAATTTTAGCATTATATCCCGATATGCTTTCGAAGTGGACCTTATTGATTTTAAAATCTTCCTGATTTACTTTATTTATGTCTGAAACAATTATCATCTCAGAAGTATCGGTTTCAGGATGTTCTGTTAAAATCATTTTCAAAAATTCCCTGTCATATACGACAATGTTTTCCTCCAAAGAATTTGAGTAAGAACCGTAATCGAAATGAATAGTGTCATTTTCTTCTGTAACAATAGCTCCGACTTCACTATCTATTCCAAAAATTTTTATTTTTTTCCAACCGTTGGGTATTTCTATAGTAAACTGACTAAAACTTATTCTCTTTGTTTGCTTTTTCGTGCAATTCTGTAAAAATAGTAACAGGAAACAAAATGTGAAAATTTTCATAACTGAATATTTTAAGCAAGCTGTCCGTCATCAAATCCCACTTCGCAAATCAAGCAAAACAGATCTTCGCGCAAAACACGGTTGAGTCTGTAATCGAGGATGGCTCTTATTTCAAGATCAAAATCCTGCTCAGCAACAGATTTTTTTGGATCTGATTTTTTATCAGTCGAAATTTTAGGAATTTTAGGGTTTTGCGATTCTGTTTTTACGATGCTTTGCTTCAAAGTTGTTGTGACAGAATCTGCTTTAGATTGATTTTCATGCGGCTGTCTTTGTGCAAAAGTAAAATGACAGCTCAATAGAAATATGATGGGTAGAAATATTTTCATCGATGATAATTTGTGAAAACTAAGGTAAGAAAAATATGCTTTTATTGTTCTCTTGTTTGTGATTTTTTTGAAGACAACTTCTTATACAGGAATTTACAAATTCTTAAAACGATACGGAATCTTTACAATATCAATCACCTTTTGTCCCTGACTGTTTTTTCCGGCAGTCCATTTTACATCCTGAGTTGATTTTGTGGCGGCGGCTTTTACTTCTTTGTTAAAAACTTCATTTTTTCCGTAGGTTGAAATATTGAGCACATTTCCCTGCTGGTCTATCTTTAAAATGATTTCGGTACTTAAAGTTTTATCTAAACTTTTCAGATTATTCTTATTGATATTTTGATCTGTTAATTTCAAAAAAGCTTTGTTTCCATTTGGAAATTGTGCAGGAAAGCTCACTCCAGGCGGTGGCGGTACAGACTGATCCTGTGGTTGGAAAGACTGGTAGCGGTCTGCGATTTTTTGAGAAAAACTGATTGTGAAGAGTAAGAGAGTTGGAAGTAAGAGTATTTTTTTCATAATCATGTTTTAGTATTTATATAAAATTATCACAATATTTCACTCGTGAAGATAATATCTGCCCGTTTAAAACTCAAAATTAGTATAATCTTTTCTGAGTTTATAATTGTAACTTTTGCTAATTGTTTTCTACTTTGCTTTTAATCTCAGAAATTTCAGGATATTTTACGGAATAAATTATATCGTATTTGTCTCCTTTTTTGAATCGGCTATTATAATTATAAATTCCTTTTTTAAAAATACCGTCTTGGGTTCTGTATTGAAATATTGCCCAGATTTTCCACCCACCTCTTGTATGTCTGCTTTCCAGATTTATTACTTCTGCGACAGATTTTCCGGTTGGTTCATTATTTAATATGTTTTGAATCTTTTTATCAGTTAAATTTCCAGTGACAATAATTGAACAGAACAATCCGATAACTGCAAAACTTATTATTGCGATGTTTTTGATAGTTTTTTTTAACCAAAGAATTTTATTTTTAGTGAATTTTGGTTTATCAAAGCTATAATACTTCCCCAATAATGAAAATGTAATAATTAGCCAGCCACAGAAAAAAGTTAAGTAACTTATTATTCCCAAAAAATTGTTGTCCTTATAACCAAAAAAGAAGACTATTAAAAAGCCTACGGAGATTAAAAGTATTCCATACAAGAAAGATTTATTTTTCAATTTGAATATTTTATTGTTTAATAATTTCAAGGTTCACATATCCAATAAATGCAGCACTAATTCACCCCAAACCAATCCTCCCATCAACCTCCTTCAGCATCCCTTTCCCAATCAAATCCTCCACACAAAACTTCACCACCGCATCAATCTGCGAGCCTACTTTTGAAAAACCAAAAGTCTTGCAGACGGCACGTACCAGTTCCTCTTTATTCAGGCTTAAATTAGAATGCATCAATTCCATCATTGCCACCGAAATCTCTTCAGGTGCAATCTCGTCAATAAGCCTTTTTTCTGCGGAATTATCCCGGTAAAAATCAAGATTTTGAGGTTGTGAATTTTCGCTCCAGTAAAATTTCTGGTAACTTTCCGTGGTTTGAATATTCGGAATGGAAGCCAAGGTTTCCAAAAGATAGATATTCAGTTTTCCGCCGGCTCTTGAAGTATTCCAAAGCTTGAGAATCTTCCTGAACAAGGCATTTTGGCTGATCGGCGATTCTGTATCGATGATGGTTTTTAACTGACTTAAAAGAACCTGCCTGTTTTCAAAATGATAAATCGATTCTGAGTTGGCATTGGCTTCCGGAGTCAAATTTGCCGCAACATAAGAAATCATTTTTGAAGGTTTTTCTTCCTCTGAAACCTCACTCAGATAGATTTTTTCAGAAGTTTTCAGTTCGGTAATTTCTTCCTTTTTTTCTTTAACCTGTGTTTTGATTTTTTCTATTTCGACCTTGATTTTTTCAAGAATTTTCTCTTTATTTTTAATCCAGTCCAACGTCCAGATCCTGAAAACATTCCAGCCGAGACCTTTCAGTACATTCGGCACAAGAAGTTCGCGGTCGTTTGTGGTATGGATGTTAAAATAATTTTCACTGTCCAGCAAAATCGCCAGAAGATATTCGCTTTCGTTTTCAGGATCGATGATTCCGATGTCGATTTTATATTCAGAAGTTCCGATGTTGGTTTTGATTTTCAGTCCATGTTCTTCAAGCGTTTTCGCAACAGCATTCACCATCAGTTTCTGCTGATTGACGGTTTGATTTGAGTTTTGATACACCAAGCCTTTTTCAGAAAAATTCAGGAAGTTTTTCAATCCCAAAACACCTTCCGAACTGGTTCTGTTCATGTCAATCTGGTCGCCTTTTAACGAAGAGAATACCTTCATTTCGTAACGCGCTCTCGTCACAGCAACATTCAGTCTTCTCCAGCCACCATCACGGTTGAGCGGACCAAAATTCATTGAAACTTTTCCGTCTTCATCGGGTCCGTAGCCAATTGAAAAGAGAATAATATCGCGTTCGTCACCCTGTACATTTTCAAGATTTTTAATGAAAATAGGTTCTTCAGAATTGATTGCAAATTCTTCCAGATTCGGATTTTCCTGAAATAATTTCTGCAGCAAATCCTCAATCAGACTTTGCTGAGTCTGGCTGAAAGTCACGACCCCAATCGATTTTTTATTCTGATTTTCGAGATGATTTTTAATGTATTCAATAATCGCTTCCGCCTCATTTTTATTAGTTCTCGTTTTTCCTTTGTCATAAAATCCGTCGATAAATTCAAACGTTACTTTTCGGTTTAAATCATCCGGAGACGGGAACGTAAGCAATTTATTATCGTAAAAATGAGCGTTAGAGAAAGAAATCAGACTTTCATGCTTGCTTCGGTAATGTCTCAGCAAATAATTCGACGGAATGGATAGCGCCAAACAGTCATCCAAAATACTTTCTAAATCTTCGAGCTCAAAATTTTCTTCATCCACTTTTTGAGAAGCAAAGAAACTCGTCGGCGGCATCTGTTTCGGATCGCCCACAATAATTGCCTGTTTTGCCCTCGCCAAAGCACTTACCGCCTCAGAAGTCGGCAGCTGCGATGCTTCATCGAAAATCACCAAGTCAAAATGCTCTTCATTCACATCAAAATACTGCGCCACCGAAATCGGACTCATCAGCATACACGGTTTCAGCCTCGGAATCAAAGTCGGAATCTGATCAAATAATTTTCTGATGGACAAACCCCTGCCTTTATTGCGAATCGCTTTCTGCAAAATCCCAATTTCTGAGCTTTGGACGGCTTCCTGCGTAAAATTCGGGAGTCGGTCGCTGAGTTTCATTGTCAGCTGATTTTTTGTCAGTTCGGTAAATTCTTTGTGCAGATTTTTATACTGCTGAATCTGAGATTCGTAAATATTTGCATCAAAACCGTTCAATGTTCCTGAACTGTAAATTGCTTTAATGAATAAATTCAGATGAATGATTTTTTCAAATTCCAGTTCGAGAGATTCTGTATCGAGCCAGCCTTTTTCAAGGAAATCAATGAACCAGTTTAAGTTTAATTCCTGTGCTTTTTCTTTTAAACCATTAAAATTAATCCAGTCTTCAAGCTGATGAATATTCTGTACCACCGTCTGCAAATCGACTTCATTAGGGATTTCGTCTACATATTTCAATAAATTATTTTCTGCATCGTAAAGTTCTTTCAGTTTTTCAACATGGTCAGAAATATTCAGACTGTTGTTTTGTTTTAATGAAAAATCTTTCAGCCATTCATGGAAATTTCTGATGGCTATTTTCTGGGCCAGATCTTTCGCATTTTCAATGGTTTTTTTATCTTTCTCAATCGCAGAAACGTCAAACGAATTTCCGTTAAAATAAAGATTCGTCACTGGTGAAAGCGCATTGTAATGAAGATTTGAAAGTTGATTTTTAAGCTGCTGATAATTTTCAAGCTTCTCAAAAAGTCCGTCAATCTGCACATCAGACTCTATTCCTGATTTTGCGTAACCGTTCAGTTGTTGCTTCACTTTCCTTTGTTTAAACCATTTCGGAATAAACCAAGTGTGCTTTGCCTGATTCCAGATTAATTTTAATGAGGCAAAATCAATATTTAAAATGGACGAATTAAAATTCGATGTTATCTGACTTTCAATTTGCTGAAACTGCGTTTGCTGCGTCATCCAGTTTTTAAATAAATTGAGTTGACTTTCATTGAAAACCAAATCAACCAAACCGGATTTTACAGGATTATCTTTTAAAAATTCAAGAATTTCCACACTGTCCGCATTGGAAACTTCCTCGAGCTGAAACTGCTTTTTAATCTCTTCGGCTTCATTTTTCTTTTCATTAAACTGAGAAATCGCCGAGAGAATCAGGTTTTTATTTTCAAACTGATGACTTGAAGTTTTTATTGGCCGTAAAGCATGAAGCGATGGCTGCCCGATTTTCCGCACAATCGATGCAAACGGAATGAGCCAGTCTTTCCACTGATTCCAGTTGAACACATCAGCACTTTCCAATGGAAAATTAATGTGGAAACGTTCATCGGCCTGTACGTGATTGGTTTCCAGAAAGGCAATTGTATCAAATAAACT
It includes:
- a CDS encoding metallophosphoesterase family protein, with translation MKTFLKLLVIIFYLKHFTVCAQQTPVKIAFLADVHFQDLYGEFSDSDFKGIENPKTGKKTILRTMDSQLHSTRIFNENYFAFLAALDDIARRKIKIVALPGDYTDDGQAYNLRGLKKILDEYLRKYEMRFFITTGNHDPVGPFMKQGGKSDFMDENGGELSIVSDKNLIKNKDSKAIVTKDIAMSGYLEILSNMQNFGFKPSVKDLFWQTPFSKNSFENYSYKTASEDARYENRMYEVRSGFSIPDFSYVVEPTDGIWLMAIDGNTYIPKNLKGDPDDENNYSGASIGYNNVLTNKKHLFAWVEKIVSEAKKHHKTLIAFTHYPILDFNDNAGAEIKQLLGEDKWQMDRVPQDEVAEVFAKAGLKLHFAGHMHINDTGIRKFNDGKVLVNIQVPSLAAYIPAYKILTVNSQDEFEVETISIKNVLRFDELFPLYEKEFENLKVINSKNIWNKDILKTKNYQDFTLFHLKELVRLRFIPSDWPKDFIDKASKLSGKDLLKLSLGNSKDFNKLNTKSFEKWKFEDALLNLYQFQSADELAKKDIPTKRLEQYRILEKNFDNLETKDEFLNQLRTFFKILEKLSSGDASDHFKIDFQKGEVVKLK
- a CDS encoding DUF3320 domain-containing protein yields the protein MNQIIPFDLQIQHSPYFNYTFCLNQYPFLQSIAFRDVTEDFENLNLQISSSLGLFQKYDVYIDKIKANALYKISLFNFVFDNALLKRLTEKDLDQIKIQVFKDGESIFEKTFSIEVLPMDYFGGLQSYPQLLASYVLSNNTSLYKLKADAIDILARNKLTPSFEGYQQKNKERVLQMVSAIYKAIQNLDLIYSSMPPSFEKNGQRIRLVDTVLETKFGNCIDISLLFAACLEAIDLNPIIVVTEGHTFVGVWLDDQRFDGMVNFDQAAISKRIASGIKEIALIESTSLCRGSNISFKDAMNSAETQLMDSSRFLLSLDIKNARSAGISPLPLLKNEMVKTQDFSSVQHSTKLDQDFDLGTQYDDLELTDFSNLTKQKVWERKLLDLSLRNNLLNLRFTKSMLQLIDTKINVLEDSLADGKSFTIHPDNNQAVLRKYSLYGEPLHQSQPLFKMAQDEFKYNRLLTYYHQDDLDNILTNLYRSAKLAEEENGKSTLYLGIGLLKWFEPKNKDIPRLAPILLIPVELSRKSVNSKFTLRSREEETMINITLLEYLKQEFKLNINSLENLPMDESGVDVPKVLAIIRNAVLNLEGWDVLEQLVLGIFSFNKLILWQDISKYSEEIQKSSIVKSLIDGRLTGTLESVENDAESLENISASELVLPISTDNSQLNAVKNANLNKSFILHGPPGTGKSQTITNIIADALSNDKKVLFVAAKKAALDVVHNRLENIGLGAFCLELHSNKSKKSDVLKQFERTLEVPKYKINADYHEEAKRLDERRKELGKYVNDLHQKFPIGWSLFDTIAFLETNHVQADERFHINFPLESADVFNWNQWKDWLIPFASIVRKIGQPSLHALRPIKTSSHQFENKNLILSAISQFNEKKNEAEEIKKQFQLEEVSNADSVEILEFLKDNPVKSGLVDLVFNESQLNLFKNWMTQQTQFQQIESQITSNFNSSILNIDFASLKLIWNQAKHTWFIPKWFKQRKVKQQLNGYAKSGIESDVQIDGLFEKLENYQQLKNQLSNLHYNALSPVTNLYFNGNSFDVSAIEKDKKTIENAKDLAQKIAIRNFHEWLKDFSLKQNNSLNISDHVEKLKELYDAENNLLKYVDEIPNEVDLQTVVQNIHQLEDWINFNGLKEKAQELNLNWFIDFLEKGWLDTESLELEFEKIIHLNLFIKAIYSSGTLNGFDANIYESQIQQYKNLHKEFTELTKNQLTMKLSDRLPNFTQEAVQSSEIGILQKAIRNKGRGLSIRKLFDQIPTLIPRLKPCMLMSPISVAQYFDVNEEHFDLVIFDEASQLPTSEAVSALARAKQAIIVGDPKQMPPTSFFASQKVDEENFELEDLESILDDCLALSIPSNYLLRHYRSKHESLISFSNAHFYDNKLLTFPSPDDLNRKVTFEFIDGFYDKGKTRTNKNEAEAIIEYIKNHLENQNKKSIGVVTFSQTQQSLIEDLLQKLFQENPNLEEFAINSEEPIFIKNLENVQGDERDIILFSIGYGPDEDGKVSMNFGPLNRDGGWRRLNVAVTRARYEMKVFSSLKGDQIDMNRTSSEGVLGLKNFLNFSEKGLVYQNSNQTVNQQKLMVNAVAKTLEEHGLKIKTNIGTSEYKIDIGIIDPENESEYLLAILLDSENYFNIHTTNDRELLVPNVLKGLGWNVFRIWTLDWIKNKEKILEKIKVEIEKIKTQVKEKKEEITELKTSEKIYLSEVSEEEKPSKMISYVAANLTPEANANSESIYHFENRQVLLSQLKTIIDTESPISQNALFRKILKLWNTSRAGGKLNIYLLETLASIPNIQTTESYQKFYWSENSQPQNLDFYRDNSAEKRLIDEIAPEEISVAMMELMHSNLSLNKEELVRAVCKTFGFSKVGSQIDAVVKFCVEDLIGKGMLKEVDGRIGLG